A genomic region of Arvicola amphibius chromosome 7, mArvAmp1.2, whole genome shotgun sequence contains the following coding sequences:
- the LOC119819932 gene encoding LOW QUALITY PROTEIN: tyrosine-protein phosphatase non-receptor type 11-like (The sequence of the model RefSeq protein was modified relative to this genomic sequence to represent the inferred CDS: deleted 1 base in 1 codon; substituted 1 base at 1 genomic stop codon): MQARRWFHPKVTRVEAETLLLTRGVDGSFLTRPSQSRPGDLTLSVRRNGAVGHIQVQCTGNFYGLCGGEKFATLAALLRYYMEHPERLREKNGDVVELRYPLNRADPTSERWFHGPLSAKEAEELLMEKGQRGSFLVRGSQRCPGDCVLSVVTGEDTRKSREGGSGVTHVMIRCQGLGYDVGGGACFASLTDLVEHYKKNPIVGTRGTVLQLEQPLHTTRLTAADIXSRVRELSKVAGTPGAVRQGFWEEFETLQKEDDKFLYSQKEGRRQENRNKNRYRNILPFNHTRVVLRSGGGPHEPVSDYINASIIRPDLEPKRRSHSKPKRGYIAAQGCLQNTVSDFWRMVFQENSRVIGMATKEVERGKSKYVRYWPDEDALKDYGVLRVRNVRETAARHYTLRELRLSKVGQASPERTVWQFHFQAWPDRGVPGDPAGVLDFLEDVRHKQESTAEAGPVVVHCDTGIGRTGTLIVIDILMDAIRERGVDHDVDICKTIRMVRSQRPGMVQKEAQDRFIYTAVQHYIRRLQPMIGEERRSRGKGHEHSDVKNSRMDQATGGQSPGAHCTQTPPSAEGRDVLGSAQSSSPCPVSMRSFPRTRNDSEKDDNDDGGQGSQSRDSVSDGDFHAEFQARAGRGDCVEHSIGSTVSKLDAGAVTPKTVGNVDKQAR; this comes from the exons GGTTTCACCCCAAAGTCACTCGTGTGGAGGCTGAGACCCTCCTGCTAACCAGAGGCGTGGACGGCAGCTTTTTGACCAGGCCTAGTCAGAGTCGCCCCGGAGATCTCACGTTGTCTGTCAGAAGGAACGGAGCCGTCGGCCACATCCAGGTTCAGTGCACCGGGAACTTCTACGGCCTCTGTGGTGGGGAGAAGTTTGCCACCTTGGCCGCACTGCTCCGGTATTACATGGAACATCCCGAGCGGCTCAGGGAAAAGAACGGAGACGTGGTTGAGCTCAGGTACCCACTGAATCGTGCGGACCCCACCTCTGAAAGGTGGTTCCACGGTCCCTTGTCCGCAAAGGAAGCAGAGGAACtgctgatggagaagggtcagcGTGGCAGCTTTCTCGTTCGAGGGAGCCAGAGATGCCCTGGCGACTGCGTTCTCTCTGTGGTCACTGGTGAGGACACACGGAAGAGCCGTGAGGGCGGGTCCGGCGTGACCCACGTTATGATCCGATGTCAGGGACTGGGATACGACGTGGGTGGAGGAGCGTGTTTTGCCTCCCTGACGGACCTGGTGGAGCACTACAAGAAGAACCCCATCGTGGGGACACGGGGCACCGTCCTGCAGCTGGAGCAGCCTCTCCACACCACGCGTCTTACCGCCGCTGACATTTAAAGCAGGGTTCGAGAGCTCAGCAAGGTAGCTGGGACCCCAGGTGCGGTCAGACAGGGCTTCTGGGAAGAATTTGAGACCCTACAGAAAGAGGACGACAAATTTCTCTATAGCCAAAAAGAAGGACGGAGACAAGAAAACCGAAACAAAAATCGATACAGGAACATCCTGCCGTTCAACCACACGCGGGTTGTCCTGCGCAGCGGCGGCGGTCCCCACGAGCCCGTTTCTGATTACATCAACGCCAGCATCATCAGGCCTGACCTTGAACCCAAGCGCCGCAGCCATTCCAAACCCAAAAGGGGCTACATTGCCGCCCAGGGCTGCCTGCAGAACACGGTGAGCGATTTCTGGAGGATGGTGTTCCAGGAGAACTCTCGGGTCATCGGCATGGCCAccaaggaggtggagagagggaagagcaagtACGTCAGGTACTGGCCCGACGAGGACGCCCTCAAAGACTACGGGGTCCTGCGCGTCAGGAACGTCAGAGAAACCGCCGCCCGTCACTACACCCTGAGGGAACTCCGGCTCTCCAAGGTCGGACAAGCGAGCCCAGAGAGAACGGTCTGGCAGTTCCACTTTCAGGCCTGGCCCGACCGTGGGGTGCCCGGTGACCCCGCGGGAGTGCTGGACTTCCTGGAGGACGTCCGCCACAAGCAGGAGAGCACGGCGGAGGCGGGCCCTGTGGTCGTGCACTGCGACACCGGGATTGGCAGGACGGGAACGCTCATCGTGATCGACATCCTGATGGACGCCATTCGAGAGAGAGGCGTTGACCACGACGTCGATATCTGCAAAACCATTCGGATGGTGCGGTCCCAGAGGCCGGGGATGGTCCAGAAAGAGGCACAGGACCGGTTCATCTACACGGCTGTGCAGCATTACATCCGGAGGCTGCAGCCCATGATCGGGGAGGAACGCAGAAGCCGAGGGAAAGGACACGAACATAGCGATGTTAAGAATTCCCGGATGGACCAGGCGACCGGTGGCCAGAGC CCGGGGGCACATTGCACTCAAACACCGCCCAGTGCAGAAGGGAGGGACGTGCTGGGCTCGGCACAGAGCTCATCACCGTGTCCCGTGAGCATGAGAAGTTTCCCCAGGACACGGAACGACTCTGAGAAGGACGATAACGACGACGGTGGGCAGGGCTCGCAGAGCAGGGACAGCGTCTCCGACGGGGATTTCCACGCAGAGTTCCAGGCACGGGCAGGACGTGGGGACTGCGTGGAGCACTCCATAGGCAGCACCGTGTCCAAGCTTGATGCTGGGGCTGTCACACCTAAGACCGTGGGAAATGTGGATAAACAGGCGAGGTAG